Sequence from the Chelonoidis abingdonii isolate Lonesome George chromosome 1, CheloAbing_2.0, whole genome shotgun sequence genome:
TTACTTGAGCATAGTTTCCCACCTCTGAACTACAGTGTAATAAAGTACCAAGCATTTTTGTTAATCTTATCGTTTTAATTATCCAAGATGACTGAGAGGTGATGGAAACACAGTTATAATTACTGAGTAAATATATACAGAACAGCTATTATATCTGGGCTCATAGTTGCTCTTATTTAATGCCTGAGGATTCTGAAGATCTTTAATCTGCTTTAATAGTGTCTTTTTAATtcaatttgatttgatttttgtgttttttgcttcACAGGTGAAACAAAAGTTAGGAATCCTGAAGATCTGTCTGCAGAAACTATGTCAAAGTATGGAAGTTAATGTTGTCTTTAGCCATTTCAGACTTTCCCAAATCCTTATCTTCTCAATtctttattctttcattcttATCAACTTTTTACCCATCTTCAATTTTCCTTCTATGAAGACATCATACATGCCAGTCATGTAAGGGGGCACTAGAACTTAAGCTGAGTTCCACTTTTCATTCTAATTCATCCTTCTCTTAGTTGCTCATAACTTTCATGcctttttggaaagtttgagcaaCATCAGGTTAGCTGCAAGTTGAAATCATAACTCCAACAGTTGATGCTAGATATTTCAGACCAGACTTGTTCTGTAGATCTCCCTGAAAGGTAATGCTGGTGGGGAAATTCTCCTTTGTGATTTAAAAGGTATGAACATTTAAAGTTGGTAATGCTATGGATCCACATcagaattttgggtttttttgtttttttaaagaactccTTCAGTTAAAACCCATCTGCAATTGAGCAGTGTTttaactcactttttaaaaaattctccaactctttccatttaaaaaaaatgtaacatcAAAGCTAACTGCTGAATTTGAGTTTTTACTGCAGTGTTCACTCAGCCATAATGTATGATATTTACTTTTTTCTCTGTTAAATGCCAGCTTTGGAGAGCTATTTGTTACTGTCCTATCAAGGTACAGATTATGCACTGTGACAGATTGAACAATGCAGGAATGCACTGATCTTCTGGAATGTCATGATTTCTGGGGGGAtgtaattagttttttttttttttcatcctgattGTGGAATTTGGACTATTTCTTAGTATTGGATGTTTGTAAAGATGGAAGCGAAAGTGTGATTTCTCCACTtgcccagcacctcccacacAAACCTTACTCCCCTGTGACTGTCTCCATCCCCATCTCTACCTTCTCCACTGCACTTCAGCCTGTGCTTCCTTTTCCCATGACTGTCAGTTCTAAGCCCCCAGCCTTGACCTTCCCGTGGAGTCATTTCTTTGCTTTGAAATGCCTTGGAGAAAAGAACAGCAGGTATCTAGACTTCCTTCATTCTACCCTTGGTTCTCCTCATCTTCTCTTTTGCCTCCAACCCTGTCTTCTCAACTTTCCACTCACCTTCTCTGCTCAAAAGCTTACCAGTTTTGTCAGGGAGAGAgttatttatcagaggggtagctgggttagtctgtatccacaaaaacaacaaagagtccggtggAACCTTAAAGattaaccaatttatttgggcataagctttcctgggttaaaaaatccccacttcttcttcagaagcatggaggacaactccatgcatctgaagaagtggggatttttttacccacaaaagcctATGCCCAAAGTTATTTATATTTCTCCTTTACTCATTGTTCCTGGAAGAGGTCACAATACACACATTTAGGGTCAGATCcaaagctggtgtaaattggtgcatctccactgaagccacactgatttacactagctcagGGTCTGGTTCTTGTATTACTCTACTCACGATAGTATCTGGGTGCACTGTGCCTGGCTTAAATGTAGGGAAAACCCGTTTCCATTATTATTTCAGCCTGTATTTCAAATAATACTTCTTATCCATCCTGATGTGGGTCCGTTTTCTTTCCCTTCAAAGATTCCTTTTCCATACCTGTCTTTCACCCTTGGGTGAAGGTTGAGTGTGACTCTTGCCCGGTTTGGAACCACTATGTTGAGAAAATGTGTTCTGCATAGAATGAGACTTTCAGGCGTGGTGAGAGCTGCTTAATCAAATTGCAGTGACCTGCTTCTGAGTGTAAACCCTTCTTTTGTGACAAGCTGGGAGGGAAGCAATTACCTTCCGCTAAAAATACCATATAATACCCACATTTAATGCAGAGAGATTCTCCTGAAGGTTACAAAGTCCTTCATACTAACAAACCCGCCTGGTTTGTTCCAGGGAGGCCATCTGTGAAATAGATTTTGACGTATTGTGCACCTGATTGCTGCTTCTCACATCCTGTCAGCTCctaatgtgtgtgtgggtgtcctGAGGAGCTGCCATATGCAATGATCGTTTTACAGATCTGGAGCAGCGCTAATATGGGACCAAACAAATAGGCAGCCTTTCATTGTAAACCTTCGTGCCCGCCTAATGATAGATTCTAAAGCTATTTCCAGTTTGTCTTTAAACTGGAGCACTAAACTGTCACTAACTTGTCAAATTCGTAAATCCTCCTTCATTTTCAAAGGGAAacggttttaaaaaaaaaatcagatatttaaGTTATTTTCTTACCTGTTAATACCTTTAAATTATTCTTCACACCGATGCTATGTGTGCCTGTTTTTCTAGTCTCTCGGCTCGGACAGAGAAAACAAGCTAgtcagacttgctgtgtgactgtcATGCACTAGGCATAATGCTCTTTGCGTTTCCaacacataagaacagccataccaggtcagaccaaaggtctctgtagcccagtatcctgcctttccccaggtgttccaaagggaatgaacaggacaggtaattatcatcccctgtcacccattcccaacacGTATGGTGAATTGTTACAGCCAAGAAAGcctgtgtatgtgtataatatataatttatttttttttaagttgaatgTCCCTTAAACTACttactattttcttttttgaaaaggtGCTGAGGTACTGTAGTGCCAAGTGTGTTCTAAGAACTGGAATATAACAACATGCTTGGTGCTTCGTCTTCATACCAGTCTataatgtccctgccccaaagagcttctcttccagagagagagaacattttgcTTCTGTTCTACTTGCCCAGCCTCTTGCAATCCTGGTAGCTGGGGTTTGTTTAGGTTTTCATTGATTAGGGTTGAGAACGCAGTAATAGTTTtatttccaattattatttatttcctagaactggaagggaccttgaaaagttatTGCATCCAGGCCCCTgtcttcactagtaggaccaagtactgatttttgccccagatccttaagtggcccccgcaaggattgaactcacaagcctgggtttagcaggccagtgctcaaaccactgagccatttCTCCCTCCCTGATGTCTCCTGACCCCAGTTTATTCTCTCCTGCCGGAGAACTGATTAGTTCTCTCACCTCACCTGTAGTTCCTTTTGTGCTCCACAGACCTGGGGGAGGGTGGTCTAGTCTCCCACTTTAGACGGATTTCCTGTTAACAGAAATGGGGATGACATTCTTATatccctgattcaggaaagcgcTTGTTTAATGTTGAGCATATGCTTTGAGGGCTTTCCTGAATCCCTGGCCACTGATAAGAGAATGGACTTCCATATCTATTACCATTGAGGCAGATGATCTAAATTAAAAGGCAAGTGTACAAAGAAACTCAGTATTAGGGAAGAGTACGAAATAAaagcagagggttcagagaaagtGTTGCATATTGAATTTTTCCATTCCCCTGCCAGTGTGTTTTTACAAATCTGCTTCAGAAACACATTGGGGAAGGATGCCAACCTTCTGTCTCTCTTCATTTACCAGAGATGTTGGAAACGTGGTTGAAGCTATGTACGGGGACCTCCCACCTCCAATCATGCTGATTGGGCACAGTATGGGTGGGGCCATTGCAGTGCACACAGCAGCATCCAACTTGGTACCCAGTTTGTTGGGTCTTTGCATGATTGATGTCGTGGAAGGTAagtggtgggttgtttttttgttcgtgttttgtttttttttaaatgtccttggACAGTGTCATGTCatgttcttcctctctcctcccctatTAACTGTGTTGGGCCTGGGAGGTCTTTCTCAATTGTGTTAACTGTATGAAGGTTTCTCTTCTCTCTAATGGATATGCCAgctatagtatagtatagtaaaCTTAACCTtgggcttttgttttggttttcctaGCTGGACTTTTccgtttgattttgtttttcatgatTGCAATGCGACACCCATTCTTATAACCAAGACCACGATCGGTGGGGAGCGTCTTACAGAACCGTACAGTAtcactgctgctctctgctgcctAAAATATCAGACCTGTTCAAATGTGACATGTTAGCCCTCCAATGGCAGCAGCGTACAAAATTATACGAGCCCTGATGCTATTACAGCTAATGGAGGTTTTATGGATAGATTTATTGTAACAATAGAAAACCTGTAAGATTGTTAACAATGTGGATGAGGGAAGCAAAGAACTTTACAAATTTGCTGACCTGGAAACCAGTTTTTGGAAAAACTGTGTGAAAGCTGGTTTGGAGCAGCTGTGTATCGTTCACGACTATAACTCTGTTAATCAATTTATCTTAAATCTTGAAATTTGCCTCAGTTCTCCCCCTCACACAGTTCACACTGTTATATATCAAGATCTTTGAGAACCGTTGGGAAGGATGTCAGATGTTGGATTCGTttaagtcaaaacattttgtttttaggcACAGCCATGGACGCACTGAACAGCATGCAGAATTTCTTACGGAGTCGTCCCAAAACATTCAAGTCAATCGAGAATGCAATTGAGTGGAGGTAATGGACAAGTTTGTGTTCTCTTCAAAACTCTTCCCTGCAATTGATCTTGgaggaagggtggtcttgtggttaaggcattgggtTGGAGCGCCAGAGACCCGAGTTCTATTCCTGACTACCAACGCAATTCCCCCATCTGCAGAGTTGGCATTATATTTCACTGCCCTGCAAGGGCATTGTGAAGATAGTCATTAATGTTTGAGACGCTCCTATCACAGTAATGTGAGAGCCATATAAATATCTCGATAATCATAGCATGCTGGGAACTCAAGTGTTTGTATGCCACATCTCTGTATTCAAGGTGAGTGCTCGCAGGGTGAACTTGGGAGTACTCCTATTATTACTGGACCTGTTAAATATTGAATGATACTAGATTAATGTACCCAGTTGACCCTTGATGTTTGACCATTTTGATTCCcccctttcccctttttttttctagtgTAAAAAGTGGACAGATAAGAAATCTCGAATCGGCCAGAGTTTCTATGGTTGGCCAAGTCAAACAGtaggttttgttttctaaaactttcttaaatgttttaagatcCCAAACTGGTAACAGAGCATAAGcgagcttaaaagaaaaaatcaaatcaatCTTCTAGCAGATATCAGCTCCTCCTTTTACTCACCTGCCAAGGCTGACCACAGTGAGTGAGGAGAGTAGTACTAACCAATGTACAACCATCCATGTTCCTACTGTTAGGAATGTCAGTCCAAATTTCACTGGGGTAGAAAGTAATTACCCAtcagggataaaaaaaaaaaatttcctttgcaAAAACCATTTGCACATGCAAGTGATAGAGTGCAAAATAATAGGTGTGCAATGGCCCATGCAAGATGTGCTCACACCAGTAGACTAGCTGGATGCCCCTTCAGAAATTTGGCCCCTAAATTCCTCCTGCCAATTCAACTGaatatagtatttttcacttgctgtgctCCTGTTGCTGTGCATTGTTAAATAGCTCTCCGTTGCACTCCAAAGGTGATGGAGCTGAGTGGTGATGAAAGTAATCTTTCTATTGCATTGTAATCCTGTACAACACCATGATGTTTGCCACAGCATCAGGTATTTCTATTGTTTATATTTCGGTATTGTCATAAAAAAACTAATTTTGCTCGTTTGACCTGGACTCTTCCTTTCATTCTCCTTGATGTGGTAGAATCTGAAAGAGCCAATTCTGTCCTTTAGGTGCAGGCGGTCTCTCCTAGAATCATTAAGATGTTGCTTTTCACAATGGAAAAGTAATCAATTTCCAGTCCTATTTTACCAGGTGTGAAGATGCTGCTAGTCCTGAGGTCCCTAAAGCTATAGTGGAAGGGAttattgaggaggaggaggaggaagaggaagaagactATGAAGGAAGAGGATCTCTTAACAAAAGGAAGAAGGAAGATGATACAGAGGTGGGGAGTTTCACTGTGGTCTGCTGGAACTAATGTCTTCACTAGTCTCTTCATCTCTAGGGTATCTGAAGATCTccagggagcaagaaggcaacCATGCAGCCAGCAAAGGAGATGCTGTCTCAGGCACCTAGCTCCATGGAAGCATGTAAAAGTTCTCCAAAGAAGGAGTAGTGAGCAATTGTGCAATTCTAATTCAGGGCCTTAGTGTAAACAGGAGTTACTCCTGTGACCTCATTGCTTACCCCAGGTCTGAGTTTAGGCCTCAGCCTCAGACTGCTGGCTGCATCGTGAGTTACTACTTGAAAGTGTTTCTAGATGTTCATGAACTTGGCCGTTGTACACGGTCTAGAAGAGAACTACTGTCCTGCCCAGTAAGTTGCTGTGCGCTGTGTCCTGAATCTATTTCATCATATTGTAAAGGCTCATCAGTTTCTGCTGGGTGGTATAGACCATGTGATCTAACAGTTGTAGTCCCACAAGTAAAGCTGTTAGTGCATGGTCCTGCAAAACTGTATCTTGCCCAGGCTTCGCTGAAGGACAGGTCCAGGTGTTTGTGAGTGAATTTTTAGTTCCAGTGTAAGATGGCAGATTGACAGTCCTGGAAATTGAAGATGTCTCTCGGTCAGCACACCAGGTACAGCATGTGCAGATCCATTAATTTACTGTGACATGGAGCGAGCACGGTTAGGATTAAGCAGATAATCCAGTCCATCAAGCAAGGATGCCTAGTTAGGGCCATGTATGGGGGACAAACTGACGTTAGAGTCACGTCAGCATTTGACTCTGTGCTTTTACTTTATCTTCCAAGTCGTGCTTCGCTGAGTTTATTCCACACTTGTTGTTTCAGTTGAATACTAACGCTGAGCTCTTTGTCCCCTTGTAGACAAAGAAAGAACATCTATATACATGGCGAATCGAACTGTCGAAAACAGAAAAGTACTGGGATGGGTGGTTCAGGGGCTTATCTAACCTCTTCCTCAGTTGTTCTACTCCAAAGCTGCTGCTTTTAGCTGGTAGGTGTTTCCTTTTTCTCCCTAGTTAGAGCAGTCACTCACTTTGATAACATTCAGCCTGTAATTTTAGAGGAGGGAAGGTAAGATAGTGGTCTGGGCATAATAGGTCTGGCTTCTATCCTGGCCCTTCTATGTACTTTGAGAGACTGAGAGAGTCATTTAGtgtctctgcctccatttcctcctctGCAACATGCACATGGGAATTGTGGGATTAGATATGTGTATTGTGACATTGTCTCAGCTGTCTGACAGGTGTTTTCAATTGTAGGACTGAGACCCAAGCCAACCTACAGGACTAATCACTTAGtaactgcagctctgggctggatttgaacttgTGACTTGAAGGTGAAAGGATCAGTAGTCCAAGACCAATCCCTATCCCTCTCCAGTCCCCTGTGATAGGGAACACTGAGTCTCCCATAGTTGAGTGCCATTTAAAGATGTctgggaggatggatggatgaatgttCCTTCAAGTTCTTGGCAGTGATCCTCTCCTGTCACTGTATGCTCCTGATTTGCAGCAGGGAAACAGCCTAGTAGGTGTCGAGATGCTGTTTCTATTCCATTTTTCACACCAAACGTCTTTTGCAAAGTCTTAGCAGGACCTAACTAGACACTCTCTCCCTGGCTTCACCCTAACACATCTATTTGCTTTATTCCAGGTGTTGACAGGCTGGATAAAGATCTAACAATTGGACAGATGCAAGGTAAATATTTAATACTGCTGGCTATAATGCTCTTTCAGGGGATAGTTTATGTTGCAGAGAGTGAAAGAGAGCTGGAGAATAAGGCTGAAATGGTCCTGCCCCGGGCAATCTATATTGAGACAAACAAATATTAAAGAATGTAGTTAATCCCCAGAGTAACAGTGTGATCCCTTGTCTATGATTCTCTCTAATGGAAGCTGGAAGAGTTATTAGATCTTGCCAGTCACCCTAGTGCTAATGCAGGGCTGTGGTAGTGCTTTTGTTCAGACCGGTATTAAATATTCAAGTGATGGGGCTTTGTCATGTCTCATGGGGATCATTGAGTGATTTTCAGTCTTGCCATTAGGAAacttttcctgatttttcagtctgtttttcttttaattccatCCCATTGTGCCTAGTTGCACCACCTGGTACCACCTGaaaccatctctctctttctctctctctttctggtgcAGGCAGACTTCTAATAATGCTTGAGAGACGTGAcaggggaggtaatatcttgtactggaccagcttgtgttggtgagagagacaaactttcgagcttatgacctgaagaagagttctgtgtaagcacGAAAGCTTGTGtcttccaacagaagttggtccagtaaaagagatttTCTCATCCTTTTATATAAtgtcctgggaccgacacagctacaacagccTCTAATAATGTTACATTAGCACCTTTCTCCTTCCGGTCCCCATCACCGATTTCTTTGGAAATCGGATATTGGAAGGGAAAATGGATGGTTTGGATAAAGGTCCGGGCGTGGTAGGTCTGATAGCTACATTCACGTCAGGAAGATGGGATGGCATTTAATATGAAGCTCTTGGGAATCACGGATTAGGAAGATAACTGAAACCATGTTCATTCACTAATTCAGAGCTCCTGCACAAGAAAGAAGGCAAGTTCTTGCCTCCTGCAGAAGCTTTGTGCTCTACATATGCTGCTGTTTGACATCTGGTGTCAAACATAGCTTCCCGAGTCCTCATCAGCTAGATACGCCGGTGGGGATAACTTGTAAAGAGTTTAAGATCTCTAGTAGAAATGTCCATAAACGTGCAGAATATTTTTGCACTTGAACAAGTTCAGTCCCTGCCTTTAGTCTTTTTATAGTGAGTTGGCTTCTGCAGTTGCATGTAACTCATGCCTGAGTCATTGCCAGGCAGGGATATGTTCACTCTAAAATCAGCTGCACTGACTGTTTGGTCTGCAGGAAAGTTCCAGATGCAAGTTCTCCCTCAGTGTGGCCATGCAGTCCACGAAGATGCTCCAGACAAGGTGAGCTGCAAAGCGGGGCAAGCTTTGGTAGCAGTCTGTCTTTTGACGAGTTAGATGCAAAATGGGTCATCACCAGTATGAAACTGAGGGCAAACCTTCTCAAAACCCTTACGTGTGCCACACCTATGAGGGCACCTGGTTACTGATAGAGCAGATGGGATTAAATCATATCCCTGAAGTTGGCTTGAGAGCCTAGACTGGCCAAGACTTTAGCCTGCTTGTGAGGAGACAGGTCCCACCTACGTTACAGCTTTAACTGCGTCGGGAGGCCAGGGGTGGCATATAACTGACTCATGGCATGGGATTTTCCATCCTTAACTTCTCTTAGGTTACCtcagcttttccctcccccctccagcctTTAGTGCAGGCGGCTGCTTTCTTGGAGGGATAACGTCGTATTCAAATTGAGTAGTTAAAATTTAGAAAACTTCATATAAAAATTATTTGTAGCTTTTTATGTACCGACAAACAGTGACTCACTTACGCTAGTGTGCCAGTAAATGAAATGGTACTGTGGACTGAGCACGTCTGGAAACGAGCTTCTGAGTTCTTAGCTCAGCTCTGCTATTGACTGTGTGGCTTTGAGTCACTTaactgtggcctgcgttgtgcaggaggtcagactagatgatcataatggtcccttctgaccttgaagtctgagtctataactgctcagtgcctcagtttatgcccttgtaaaatggggatatttttACCTATCACAGTGAGACGTTTGGAAGAAAAGTTATTTGTAAAGCATGATATAAGTAATTTGTTGCCCCGAGTTAATCCTTAAAGGGACCCCAACCTAAATCAcaattgtatgtttgtttgtttttttaacctactATAGTACATGCCTAAGAATTCCTGTAACTGAAGAAGATGGTGAAAAAtgtgtggtgttgttttttttttttcttgtttcaagTGTGCACTTGATGTATGGTTGGTTTCACCGTGTTCTTGGTATTATATAGACATTTATCCCCTTTGTGAGAAAATTCACACaggtttggggagtggggggaggtgggACTGTTTAAAATAGTGGGAGGAAGATGTAGTATTTTGAAACTGACCAGACTTCAAGGTGACTATGTCCCTTTAAACTCTGATTCCTTCCCCCCCATcacctcccttcaggtagctgaagctGTTGCAACTTTCTTGATCCGTCACCGGTTTACAGAACCAATTGGTGGATTTCAGTGGTAAGGATCTCTGGGTGCTAGGGCTGCATGATTCTCTTCCTGACCCCCATGGGAAGTCTTGCATTCCTTGTGTGTATCCAGGGTGGGAAGAGATGAGTATAACAAGTGGTTGGGTGGAAAGGGAAGTCAGGATCAGCTTGGAGCTTTAATGTAATGTTAAAAGCAGCATGTAAGTGTGCAGTCTAGATCGCACGCAGTATTGTATTTCATGTTCAGTGTGTAAAGATTTCACTATCTCTAAACTTCTCCTATTCAAACCTACTGATTGTAATAATAAGCCACTCAGACTCTGAGGGAGAAGAAGACATGGGCCTGACCTAGCTGATTTCGTTCTTTGTGGTGGAAATCCTTATCCCTGAAGGGGGAAAACTAGCAATTgcactgaagtttttttttaaacggacCCAGTCACTGTAAATAGTTTATGTAGGTCATTCTTGGGTCCTAAGTTGGTGGAGAATGTCTTCCGATTTCTAAACATTGCTATGGCTCTTCTTATAATCTAGATCTCTGTCATGGAAAAACACAATTTCCAGCATGTTTCCTCTGCCAAGAAACATTTGCAAGAACATACATTTAAAGCTTAAAGCTGCATACTTCGCTTCTCAGATCTCATGGCTGTGTCATCCACAATAGTCTAATGTAGTCTTCCATCATAATGAGTTTCAGGAGCCAAAGCTCCTCTCTTGGCAGTGTGGTTGATTAGCCTAGATAATGTAGAAGAAGCACCGAAGGTAAATGGAATGAACTGTGCAGGCTGCTGCATGTTGACTGCCAGGGTCTCCTAATCATATTTACAATAGGGGATACTGACCTGTTGGTAGGGGGCATTGAGCTGCCGGAGGTACATCTGTCAGATGAGGTGTGAAACAGCGTTGTCCTGACCACCTGTCTTTACAGATCTGTTAGAAAAGGCGGGTTAACCCATGTGTCACGAGCAATTATTCCACTGTCCCAAAATTCCTCCTGAAGATTTAATTGAAGAAAAACTTGGTTCAGAGTTACTAGGCCAAAAAAATTATCGTGTTTCACTCCTGAAGTGACCATATCTTCAGGGGAAGTGGTGTCAATGAGTGTGTGAACCCATCCCGTCCTCTTCAGGGTGAAAGGCGAGAGGAACGTAGAAATGTTAACAATATGAATCTGAAACCTGAGGaaagggtgcagggtgtgggtgtGCTGTAAGCAATGGAAGCAGGAGAAGTCACCAGGGCAACATTATGCAGCGTCTGAGTCTGTAGCAGGCTTTGGCAAGCTATTGCTGTGAGGATTATAAGGCATTGGCTTGCTGCTGTTGCTATCATGGTTGTACTTGACAGCTGCTTTGAACGAGATGTACCTGAGGGATGGACAGTTTTATACTTACTGCGGTCTGCTGCTTTAAGCTATAGAGAGCAGGATAAAACTCTAGTAATAGCGAGAGCTGTGTATCTATATTGCTGTTCTACCTGCATGCACCTAACTGGGACATTGCACATGAAGACTTAACCCACATTATAGATTCTTTGAGTTTCAGCTTTATTAGCATTAGGGAGTTACCTTGGGTGGTGTGGATTTGAATTCTACAGAGGATCATTGAGATTTAATAAAcaatgctgcttctctccctgccAGTGTGTTTCCTGGTTGTTAATATCCTGATGTTCTCCAGCACTGAGTTCcattgtaaataaactgcaccagaggccactgtgatGTATCCATATCCTTCTCATCTATCCAGTTCAGCAATGACAAGAAATTGGCATGAGATCAGTCCCATAGAGCTGGTTTCTAGGCATTTCCTTGCCGGAAGGCAGCTCATATCTGAGTCTTTGCGAAGCTCGTCGGTCTCTTGGACACGGGCTCCTCTTTGCTGCTGCAAGGAAAGACAACCTGAAACCCCGAGTTGTAGAACATCTCTCCTATCTCCATAAATCCTCAGGCTTTGTTGAACACAAC
This genomic interval carries:
- the PPME1 gene encoding protein phosphatase methylesterase 1 is translated as MSTLEKHLHLGRLPPRPAVPGGGGQSGSKMRMGPGRKRDFSPVPWSQYFESMEDVVVENENGKDTFRIYKSGSEGPVLLLLHGGGHSALSWAVFNSAIINRIQCRTVALDLRSHGETKVRNPEDLSAETMSKDVGNVVEAMYGDLPPPIMLIGHSMGGAIAVHTAASNLVPSLLGLCMIDVVEGTAMDALNSMQNFLRSRPKTFKSIENAIEWSVKSGQIRNLESARVSMVGQVKQCEDAASPEVPKAIVEGIIEEEEEEEEEDYEGRGSLNKRKKEDDTETKKEHLYTWRIELSKTEKYWDGWFRGLSNLFLSCSTPKLLLLAGVDRLDKDLTIGQMQGKFQMQVLPQCGHAVHEDAPDKVAEAVATFLIRHRFTEPIGGFQCVFPGC